The Schizosaccharomyces pombe strain 972h- genome assembly, chromosome: I genome contains a region encoding:
- a CDS encoding glucan 1,4-alpha-glucosidase, whose amino-acid sequence MPPNARVSYGAEKYLPREIDNHGIVGNMHTSAMISLDGSVEMMCWPNFDSPSIFARILDARAGHFSITPIEQTSCKQMYEPSTNILHTKFYSERGVLRLLDFFHRPWEDYEPLYPWLIRRVSCIRGTSRIKLECFPALDYARQSHETRVSKITENYYQAEFVPASGDPKYILDCVPSGDQLKIDLELIYPAEHLIEGGGVISYLELEEGQEITFIFRQEGLGPNVDYVTPNLVDKLEDSTKRYWRAWIQQCVYTGRYREFVQRNALTLKLLIYEPTGAVIASPTFSLPEDLGGVRNWDYRFTWIRDSAFTIYALAQLGFRAEAVEYMSFIYHVLKKKNKDGGINIVYSIHGDSQNLEEVELTHLRGYYNSHPVRIGNAAVHHLQLDIYGELMDSIYIYDKKCQPIAYDLWLEVRQICDYVCANWKRPDKSIWEVRGQERNFLYSKIMLWVALDRALRIAFTRSLPCPKHMVWMDTRDEIYEAIMDSGYNMEKGFFAQSFENNDILDASVLVMPLVSFISPTDPRFLSTMDNIMKPLEKDGLMSNGLIFRYNNFVYEDGVGGDEGAFTMVCFWLVEALAMAGCSGYPKLLSTAVSMFEDLVRYSSHLQYYSEECSLSSESLGNSPQAFSSIAAIAAAHILDKALSIFNEI is encoded by the coding sequence atgcCTCCTAACGCCAGAGTTTCTTATGGCGCTGAAAAATACTTGCCTAGGGAAATTGATAATCATGGAATCGTTGGAAACATGCACACATCAGCCATGATATCTCTAGATGGATCGGTAGAGATGATGTGTTGGCCAAATTTTGACTCACCTTCTATTTTCGCTCGAATTTTAGATGCGCGTGCCGGacatttttcaattacACCGATTGAACAAACTAGTTGCAAGCAAATGTATGAGCCTTCCACCAATATTCTACATACAAAGTTTTATTCAGAGAGAGGTGTCCTTCGTTtacttgatttttttcaccGACCATGGGAAGATTACGAACCACTTTACCCTTGGTTAATTCGTCGTGTTAGTTGTATTCGTGGTACGTCTCGTATTAAGCTAGAGTGTTTTCCAGCCTTGGACTATGCTCGTCAAAGTCATGAAACGAGGGTCTCTAAAATTACAGAAAATTATTATCAAGCGGAATTCGTACCCGCTTCAGGTGATCCCAAATACATTTTGGACTGTGTACCTTCAGGAGACCAATTGAAAATAGACCTTGAACTCATATACCCGGCTGAACATCTTATCGAAGGTGGCGGCGTGATTTCCTATTTAGAATTGGAGGAAGGCCAAGAAATTACCTTTATATTTCGACAAGAAGGTCTAGGTCCTAATGTTGATTATGTGACCCCTAATCTTGTTGATAAACTTGAAGATTCTACGAAAAGGTACTGGAGGGCTTGGATCCAGCAATGTGTTTATACTGGAAGGTATAGAGAGTTTGTTCAAAGGAATGCTCTAACCTTGAAGCTATTAATTTATGAGCCAACAGGTGCTGTCATTGCTAGTCCAACCTTTTCTTTGCCGGAAGATTTGGGTGGCGTTCGAAATTGGGATTATCGATTTACATGGATTCGTGATTCAGCTTTCACTATATATGCTTTAGCACAGCTTGGTTTCCGTGCGGAGGCTGTAGAGTACATGTCGTTTATTTATCATGTactcaaaaagaaaaataaagacgGGGGTATAAACATTGTTTATTCCATACACGGGGACTCTCAAAATCTTGAGGAAGTTGAACTGACCCATCTCAGAGGTTACTACAATTCCCATCCTGTGCGCATTGGTAATGCAGCGGTCCATCATCTTCAACTTGACATTTATGGTGAGCTCATGGACTCGATCTATATTTACGATAAGAAATGCCAACCCATTGCATATGACTTATGGCTTGAAGTTCGCCAAATTTGTGACTATGTCTGTGCAAATTGGAAAAGGCCGGATAAAAGTATCTGGGAAGTGCGTGGGCAAGAGCgaaatttcctttattcaaaaattatgCTTTGGGTAGCTTTGGATCGTGCACTACGTATAGCGTTTACAAGGTCTTTACCGTGTCCAAAACACATGGTATGGATGGACACTAGAGATGAAATCTACGAAGCCATTATGGATTCGGGATACAATATGGAAAAGGGATTTTTCGCCCAGTCTTTTGAGAACAATGACATCTTAGATGCGAGTGTACTTGTTATGCCCCTCGTTTCTTTCATATCACCAACAGACCCACGATTTTTGAGTACTATGGACAACATTATGAAGCCCCTTGAGAAGGATGGTCTGATGAGCAATGGCCTAATCTTCCGATAcaacaattttgtttatgaagATGGTGTTGGTGGAGATGAAGGCGCCTTTACTATGGTGTGTTTTTGGTTAGTTGAAGCTCTTGCTATGGCCGGTTGTAGTGGCTACCCGAAGCTCCTATCTACAGCTGTAAGCATGTTTGAGGACTTGGTTCGTTATTCAAGTCATTTGCAATATTATTCTGAAGAGTGTTCACTCTCAAGTGAATCATTGGGTAACAGTCCGCAAGCGTTTAGCTCTATCGCTGCAATTGCTGCTGCTCATATTTTGGACAAGGCCCTTTCTATTTTCAATGAAATTTAG
- the srs2 gene encoding UvrD subfamily ATP-dependent DNA helicase, producing the protein METKSSYLKFLNEEQRISVQSPHKYTQILAGPGSGKTRVLTARVAYLLQKNHIAAEDLIIATFTNKAANEIKLRIEAILGNSEASKLISGTFHSIAYKYLVKYGKHIGLSSNWLIADRNDTQAIMKRLLDSLKKAKNPIASGIRGQELTPQNALNRITKLKSNGLLVKPGMDQLSLINGLEEPPKELQSHQSVELYRLYQTSLWKNNLADFDDLLLNFILLLQKQPDCVRNIKHILIDEFQDTSKIQYFLVKLLALQNSDITIVGDPDQSIYGFRSAEIRNLNQMSEDFEGTQVLHLERNYRSAKPILELALSIISQDKSRPKKGLKSNHISSLKPHYRLFETNNKESYWIAREIKRIVGSCPELIFYNDIAILVRSSSLTRSLEHALSELGVPYRMVGVNKFFDREEIRDLIAYLRVLANKDSTSLIRVINVPPRNIGKTKIDRIIFESERRGLTFWQTLNEVKNENILLSQRNDKSFLKSLKSFLCSISKLENRYLSNGHSATLSDLLLGILSEIKYYEYLVRKNKETVEEKWENVMELVQQSDNISCIFYELDYKISTIVLLQNFLTQIALVNEEQKEGESQKVTISTLHAAKGLEWPVVFLPCLCENIIPHSRSDDLDEERRLLYVGATRAQALLYLSSFKSVTGMFADMQNSDNVQDVSPFLKGEEMKRWVMESEIVFNEKIASEIGTILGRKSYGKITNLSGIGSNANHNGTKFENLGFQCCRVLAEAELKKRERVKSVNDYNKDETNFRKHNAKRSKTDIRSWFEKKQPIDSDVEISEPSRSASIMVANKDLNDRSFETVNRIVSTRASTTNASFMSSVRQNLGRGPSTKDQVINRTLREGHQDVVQHTDLNQSNTKVASARPAGSRKRLGVRLRVSRML; encoded by the exons ATGGAAACGAAATCATCATACTTGAAGTTTCTGAATGAAGAACAAAGGATTAGTGTTCAGAGTCCTCATAAGTATACTCAAATTTTAGCCGGTCCTGGGTCTGGAAAAACCCGTGTTCTTACCGCTCGAGTAGCCTATTTACTTCAAAAGAACCATATTGCAGCCGAAGATTTAATTATAGCCACCTTTACGAACAAAGCCGCAAATGAAATAAAGCTCAGAATTGAAGCTATTTTGGGGAATAGTGAAGCCTCTAAGCTTATTTCTGGGACGTTTCATTCTATAGCGTACAAGTATTTGGTTAAATATGGCAAGCATATAGGGCTATCCTCAAATTGGTTGATTGCTGACAGAAATGATAC TCAAGCTATTATGAAGCGACTTTTAGACTCTCTCAAGAAAGCTAAAAATCCGATTGCTTCTGGTATTAGAGGACAAGAATTGACTCCTCAGAATGCTCTAAATCGCATAACTAAATTAAAGTCCAACGGTCTTCTTGTTAAACCTGGAATGGATCAGTTGAGTTTGATTAATGGTCTGGAAGAACCACCTAAAGAGCTTCAAAGCCATCAATCTGTTGAATTGTATAGACTTTATCAAACTTCCTTATGGAAGAACAATTTAGCG GATTTTGAtgatttgcttttaaactttattttattacttcAAAAGCAACCAGATTGTGTGAGGAAtataaaacatattttaatCGATGAATTTCAAGATACTAGCAAAATCcaatattttcttgttaaGCTTTTGGCATTGCAAAATTCAGATATCACGATTGTTGGCGATCCCGATCAATCAATCTATGGATTTCGAAGTGCTGAAATTAGGAACTTAAACCAAATGTCTGAAGACTTTGAAGGTACCCAAGTGCTTCATTTGGAAAGAAATTACCGTTCAGCTAAACCTATACTTGAATTAGCACTGTCTATCATTTCACAGGACAAAAGCAGGCCTAAGAAGGGGCTCAAAAGTAATCACATCTCTTCCTTAAAGCCTCATTACCGATTGTTTGAAACTAACAATAAAGAATCTTACTGGATCGCAAG AGAAATTAAACGTATAGTAGGTTCTTGTCCAGAgcttatattttataacgATATCGCAATCCTTGTAAGGTCCTCCAGCCTTACAAGAAGTTTAGAACATGCACTTTCCGAACTTGGTGTGCCCTACCGCATGGTTGGAGTTAACAAGTTTTTTGATAGAGAAGAGATTCGAGACTTAATAGCTTACTTGAGAGTCCTAGCTAACAAAGATTCGACTTCTTTAATTCGTGTCATCAATGTCCCTCCTAGAAATATTggcaaaacaaaaatcgACCGTATTATTTTCGAAAGTGAAAGAAGAGGATTGACCTTTTGGCAAACTTTAAATGAAGtaaagaatgaaaatattttactttctcAAAGAAATGACAAGAGTTTTCTAAAGTCTTTAAAgtcttttctttgttcaATCTCCAAACTTGAAAATCGTTACTTGTCTAATGGGCACTCAGCAACTCTTAGTGATTTACTTTTGGGAATACTTTCTGAGATTAAATATTACGAATACCTGGTTcggaaaaataaagaaactGTCGAAGAAAAATGGGAAAATGTAATGGAGCTTGTACAACAAAGCGATAACATATCTTGTATATTCTATGAATTAGATTACAAAATATCAACAATTGTTCTATTGCAGAATTTTTTGACTCAAATCGCTCTTGTGAATGAAGAACAGAAAGAGGGCGAATCTCAGAAGGTTACCATTTCAACCCTTCACGCAGCTAAGGGTTTAGAGTGGCCTGTTGTATTTTTACCTTGTCTTTGTGAAAATATTATCCCTCATTCTCGTTCAGACGACCTCGACGAGGAAAGAAGGCTGCTATATGTCGGTGCCACACGTGCACAGGCGCTACTGTATCTATCTTCCTTTAAAAGCGTCACTGGAATGTTTGCAGATATGCAGAACTCAGACAATGTACAGGACGTCAGtccatttttaaaaggagaagaaatgaaaagatgGGTGATGGAAAGTGAAATagtttttaatgaaaagatTGCTTCTGAAATTGGAACCATATTGGGTCGGAAATCTTATGGGAAAATAACTAATTTAAGCGGTATTGGTTCAAATGCAAATCATAACGGAACTAAATTCGAAAACTTGGGCTTCCAATGCTGTCGTGTTCTAGCTGAGGcagaattgaaaaagagagAACGAGTCAAAAGTGTCAATGACTATAATAAAgatgaaacaaattttagaaaacaTAATGCCAAGAGATCGAAAACCGATATACGAAGTTGGtttgagaaaaaacaaCCAATCGATTCAGATGTAGAGATTTCTGAGCCGTCAAGGTCCGCAAGCATAATGGTTGcaaataaagatttaaatgatCGAAGTTTTGAAACTGTCAATCGTATTGTATCGACAAGAGCCTCAACGACAAACGCTTCTTTCATGAGCAGCGTCAGACAAAATCTTGGTAGAGGTCCTTCTACGAAAGATCAGGTAATAAATAGAACGTTGAGGGAAGGTCACCAAGATGTTGTGCAACATACTGACCTTAATCAATCAAATACTAAGGTCGCGAGTGCCCGTCCTGCTGGTTCGAGAAAACGATTGGGTGTAAGGCTACGAGTTTCACGAATGTTATAG
- a CDS encoding uncharacterized protein (human REX1BD ortholog, implicated in DNA repair): MEETVNKILRAQETRAQLYKELEDALNANQEKKIGLEQMGIIVQLVTEGLNEVSSDIRNYQASLTKELKLLVDSLQEKERSKLQATVKLEQLKVVSTNSPVENTQISELEARLSSLSKEINDILQNMKDEI; the protein is encoded by the exons ATGGAGGAAactgtaaataaaatattgcGAGCTCAAGAAACGAGAGCTCAGTTATACAAAGAACTGGAGGA TGCTCTCAATGCAAAtcaagagaaaaaaattggactTGAGCAAATGGGCATAATTGTTCAACTGGTGACTGAAGGTTTAAATGAAGTTTCTTCTGATATTCGAAACTATCAAGCATCTCTTACTAAGGAGCTTAAACTATTGGTGGATTCTTTACAGGAAAAAGAGCGCTCTAAGCTACAAGcg ACCGTCAAACTTGAGCAGTTAAAAGTTGTTTCTACTAATTCACCAGTTGAGAATACGCAAATTTCAGAATTGGAAGCTAg ACTTTCTTCACTTTCTAAAGAAATCAACGATATCTTACAAAATATGAAGGATGaaatatga
- the rdl2 gene encoding thiosulfate sulfurtransferase Rdl2, translating to MFSKTLSVSRLLMTRSFYSSTVVKNVSIFDFEKVYNLSKRPTGDKSTVLIDVREPDEFKQGAIETSYNLPVGKIEEAMKLSDEEFSKTYGFSKPVFEDNVVVYCRSGRRSTTASDILTKLGYKNIGNYTGSWLEWSDKIKSK from the exons ATGTTTTCTAAAACTCTTTCCGTATCTCGCCTCCTGATGACCCGCTCTTTCTACAGTTCTACAGTAGTTAAGAATGTCAGCATCTTTGATTTCGAAAAG GTTTATAACCTTAGTAAAAGACCAACTGGCGACAAATCCACCGTTTTAATTG ACGTTCGTGAGCCCGATGAATTTAAGCAAGGTGCAATCGAAACTTCTTATAATTTACCTGTTGGAAAAATCGAGGAAGCCATGAAACTTAGTGACGAGGAGTTTTCCAAGACTTATGGATTCAGCAAACCCGTTTTTGAGGACAACGTTGTAGTTTACTGTCGCTCTGGTAGAAGAAGTACGACCGCTTCTGACATTCTCACCAAACTCGGCTATAAAAA TATTGGAAACTACACTGGCTCATGGCTTGAGTGGTCCGACAAAATTAAGTCTAAGTGA
- a CDS encoding 3-hydroxyacyl-CoA dehydrogenase, giving the protein MDPVPSTQTQKWPGKHADLDPEPSLLRYCDGRVHVGSGKLAEKKTLLTGGDSGIGKAAAVMFAREGSDLVISCLPEERDDAEVTRDLIEREGRNCWIWEGKLDKSDNCRDLVDFALKKLGWIDVLVNNIAYQQVAQSIEDIDDEQWDLTFKTNIFSFFWVTKAAISHMKSGSSIVNCSSINAYVGRPDLLDYTSTKGAITAFTRGLSNQYAQHGIRVNAVAPGPIYTPLVSSTFPKEKIELSDQVPLGRMGQPVEVASCYLFLACSDGGYMTGQTLHPNGGTVINN; this is encoded by the coding sequence atggaTCCTGTTCCTAGCACACAAACTCAAAAATGGCCTGGCAAGCATGCCGACTTAGATCCTGAACCATCACTTCTCAGATATTGTGATGGACGGGTACATGTCGGATCAGGGAAACTTGCAGAGAAAAAGACATTGCTCACAGGAGGAGACTCTGGTATTGGTAAAGCAGCAGCGGTGATGTTTGCCAGAGAGGGATCTGATCTCGTTATATCATGCCTTCCAGAAGAAAGAGACGATGCAGAAGTTACGAGAGATTTAATTGAACGTGAAGGAAGAAATTGTTGGATATGGGAGGGAAAACTTGACAAGTCTGATAACTGTAGGGATTTGGTTGATTTTGCTCTAAAGAAGCTGGGTTGGATCGATGTATTGGTGAACAACATCGCATATCAACAGGTCGCTCAATCCATTGAAGATATCGACGATGAACAATGGGATCTCACTTTTAAAACGAACATCTTCTCCTTTTTCTGGGTCACCAAGGCCGCTATTTCGCATATGAAGAGCGGAAGTTCAATTGTCAATTGTTCCAGCATCAACGCTTATGTAGGACGACCTGATTTACTAGACTACACATCCACTAAGGGTGCCATTACCGCATTTACTCGGGGGTTGAGCAATCAATATGCGCAGCATGGTATTCGTGTGAATGCCGTTGCTCCTGGTCCCATCTACACACCTCTCGTTAGCTCCACATTTCCCAAGGAGAAGATTGAACTTTCTGACCAAGTTCCTCTTGGACGTATGGGACAGCCTGTTGAGGTTGCTTCTTGCTACCTTTTCCTTGCATGCTCAGATGGTGGTTACATGACAGGCCAAACTCTTCATCCTAACGGTGGAACTGTGATtaacaattaa
- a CDS encoding type II fatty acid synthase subunit encodes MLSRFSSQLRFISAVRPVIPKFQPLRFYSVARPDAEKRILKVVSSFDKIQDPKKVTPTSTFANDLGLDSLDAVEVVMAIEEEFSIQIPDKDADEITSVGDAISYITKNPEAK; translated from the exons atgcTTTCCCGTTTTTCTTCCCAGTTGCGCTTTATTTCCGCAGTTAGGCCGGTGATTCCCAAATTTCAACCTTTGCGATTTTATAGCGTTGCTCGCCCTGATGCTGAAAAACGAATCCTTAAAGTTGTTTCTTCCTTTGACAAAATTCAGGACCCTAAAAAG GTCACACCTACATCAACATTTGCGAATGACTTGGGTCTTGATTCTTTAGATGCTGTCGAGGTCGTTATGGCTATCGAAGAAGAATTTAGCATTCAAATTCCTGATAAGGATGCAGATGAAATTACTTCAGTCGGGGATGCCATCTCgtatattacaaaaaacCCCGAAG caaaataa
- the pyk1 gene encoding pyruvate kinase, which translates to MSSSAVSPKQWVAGLNSELDIPAVNRRTSIICTIGPKSNNVETLCKLRDAGMNIVRMNFSHGSYEYHQSVIDNARKASATNPLFPLAIALDTKGPEIRTGLTVGGTDYPISSGHEMIFTTDDAYAEKCNDKVMYIDYKNITKVIQPGRIIYVDDGILSFTVIEKVDDKNLKVRVNNNGKISSKKGVNLPKTDVDLPALSEKDKADLRFGVKNGVDMIFASFIRRAEDVIHIREVLGEEGKNIKIICKIENQQGVNNFDSILDVTDGIMVARGDLGIEIPASQVFVAQKMMIAKCNIAGKPVACATQMLESMTYNPRPTRAEVSDVGNAVLDGADLVMLSGETTKGSYPVEAVTYMAETARVAEASIPYGSLYQEMFGLVRRPLECATETTAVAAIGASIESDAKAIVVLSTSGNTARLCSKYRPSIPIVMVTRCPQRARQSHLNRGVYPVIYEKEPLSDWQKDVDARVAYGCQQAYKMNILKKGDKIIVLQGAVGGKGHTSIFRLTVAE; encoded by the coding sequence ATGTCCTCTTCTGCTGTCTCTCCTAAGCAATGGGTCGCCGGCCTCAACAGCGAGCTTGATATCCCCGCTGTCAACCGTCGTACCTCCATCATTTGCACCATTGGTCCCAAGTCCAACAACGTTGAGACCTTGTGCAAGCTCCGTGATGCTGGTATGAACATTGTTCGTATGAACTTCTCTCACGGTTCCTACGAATACCACCAATCCGTCATTGACAATGCCCGTAAGGCCTCTGCCACCAACCCTCTCTTCCCCTTGGCCATTGCCTTGGATACTAAGGGACCTGAGATTCGTACTGGTCTCACCGTTGGCGGTACTGACTACCCCATCTCCTCTGGTCACGAGATGATCTTCACCACCGACGATGCTTATGCCGAGAAGTGTAACGACAAGGTCATGTACATTGACTACAAGAACATCACCAAGGTCATTCAACCTGGCCGTATCATCTACGTTGATGATGGTATCCTTTCCTTCACTGTCATCGAGAAGGTTGATGACAAGAATTTGAAGGTCCGTGTCAACAACAACGGTAAGATCTCTTCCAAGAAGGGTGTCAACTTGCCTAAGACTGATGTCGATTTGCCCGCTTTGTCCGAGAAGGACAAGGCCGATCTCCGCTTCGGTGTCAAGAACGGTGTCGACATGATCTTTGCTTCCTTCATCCGTCGTGCTGAGGACGTTATCCACATCCGTGAAGTTTTGGGTGAGGAGGGTAAGAACATCAAGATCATCTGCAAGATCGAGAACCAACAAGGTGTTAACAACTTTGACTCTATCCTTGACGTTACCGACGGTATCATGGTTGCCCGTGGTGACTTGGGTATTGAAATCCCTGCCTCTCAAGTTTTCGTCGCCCAAAAGATGATGATTGCCAAGTGCAACATCGCTGGTAAGCCCGTTGCTTGTGCCACTCAAATGCTTGAGTCCATGACCTACAACCCTCGTCCTACTCGTGCCGAGGTTTCCGATGTTGGTAACGCCGTTCTCGATGGTGCTGACTTGGTCATGCTTTCCGGTGAGACTACCAAGGGTTCTTACCCCGTTGAAGCCGTTACCTACATGGCTGAGACTGCCCGTGTTGCTGAGGCTTCCATCCCTTACGGCAGCCTTTACCAAGAGATGTTCGGCCTCGTCCGTCGTCCTCTTGAGTGTGCTACCGAGACCACTGCTGTCGCTGCCATCGGTGCCTCCATTGAGAGTGATGCCAAGGCCATCGTTGTCTTGTCCACCAGCGGTAACACTGCTCGTCTCTGCTCCAAGTACCGTCCTTCTATCCCCATTGTTATGGTTACTCGTTGCCCTCAAAGAGCTCGTCAATCTCACCTCAACCGTGGTGTCTACCCCGTCATCTACGAGAAGGAGCCTCTTTCTGACTGGCAAAAGGATGTTGACGCTCGTGTTGCCTACGGTTGCCAACAAGCTTACAAGATGAACATCCTCAAGAAGGGTGACAAGATCATTGTCCTTCAAGGTGCCGTTGGTGGTAAGGGTCACACCTCCATCTTCCGTCTTACCGTTGCCGAGTAA
- the ppc89 gene encoding protein Ppc89 — protein MPSQFNDNFVATDDDVGTMARVGMALDRELNGDSFQDNLNFQPRSGKREDFEPFFQDTPNTKSLSKHFHDFTMNASLETLPSVEKPRGRNMNAFEETSWNRFRKNGSLFPLSSPPISEPDLRPQALNETPDYRNRFLGAFKKQGVLDDHGNLKLDASPSFLKKPAEYTPLANRQNQNLAFDSPTEALPPKPTTPWRRNGFRSKTTPNLNSGKETPSSYKASARLMEQLGLNHSEPSVDFNNQTSYRLPNLTNLSSLIRDDTIDENGNAKEHDRLPELNTIPVASTDEQLFNAHQLLEKKFEILKRERNECNAKIDELQDKLELLTDAYNREKRRARSLEERMSKEMLTKLGESNVDDGMAASRYDTVKREKERLSEHLKSLQEQYEHIQSVYKNVLLDRESYIMRLGNKISENNELLNENRVLKEKLQTYLDKKESNVTSKIKSTAENSSKPLSMNEADERKDGLNNLLFENKSGANTKEMSNGTETAKENCSPQQDSTSPTSGYQDLVKELAKEIEMRKSLELKLKLSQSNKAGPVKHRKRRPKSKRRITGKVVFDSPNVASGVESDEGSEEISLDSEYSDILSDDGDFEKEKQATLPRRRSSSSMKGNKLAEDSYLNEAGFDWNQGTFHNGSEFGTTGVPDEPNEEELPKHVLKQVEHIINESAAHGVGKCNACHARQEDLIRGEQKVSHSNCLYADQTLRPSQPPSEALKTVVNQLTNELMELKKRYEKLSDRYNSLTPGYHKHKRQEIKNKLIKLIECMESKSDQIYLLYDVNVGKDFS, from the coding sequence ATGCCTAGCCAATTTAACGATAACTTTGTTGCAACCGATGATGATGTTGGTACCATGGCTCGAGTTGGTATGGCCCTTGATCGTGAGCTAAATGGTGACAGTTTTCAGGacaatttaaattttcaaccAAGATCTGGTAAGCGGGAGGATTTTGAACCCTTTTTTCAAGATACTCCGAATACCAAAAGCCTTAGTAAACATTTTCACGATTTTACCATGAATGCTTCTTTAGAAACGCTTCCAAGTGTAGAGAAGCCTAGAGGACGAAATATGAATGCATTTGAAGAAACTAGTTGGAATCGCTTTCGTAAGAATGGATctttatttcctttatcGTCTCCACCAATTTCTGAACCGGATCTTCGCCCACAGGCACTCAACGAAACTCCTGATTATCGCAATAGATTTCTAGgtgcttttaaaaagcagGGTGTTTTGGATGATCATGGCAACCTGAAATTAGATGCATCCCCTTCGTTTCTTAAGAAGCCTGCAGAATATACTCCTTTAGCAAATCgtcaaaatcaaaatctaGCATTTGATTCACCTACAGAGGCTCTGCCTCCCAAACCCACTACCCCATGGCGACGAAACGGCTTTCGCTCAAAGACTACACCAAACCTTAATTCAGGTAAGGAGACTCCTTCTTCTTACAAGGCCTCTGCTAGACTCATGGAGCAACTAGGCCTAAATCACAGTGAGCCAAGTGTCGATTTTAATAACCAAACATCCTACCGTTTGCCTAATCTGACTAATTTGTCTTCTTTAATTCGCGATGATACAATAGATGAAAACGGTAATGCTAAAGAACACGATCGTTTACCCGAGCTAAACACTATTCCCGTTGCTTCCACAGATGAACAACTTTTCAATGCTCACCAGTTGTTggagaaaaaatttgaaattttgaaacgAGAGCGTAATGAATGCAACGCAAAAATTGACGAACTCCAAGACAAATTAGAACTTCTTACTGACGCCTATAACAGGGAGAAAAGACGTGCTAGGAGTTTAGAGGAACGAATGTCAAAGGAGATGCTTACAAAACTTGGTGAATCGAACGTTGACGATGGTATGGCTGCTTCTCGCTATGACACAGTCAAGCGAGAAAAAGAACGCTTGTCTGAACATTTGAAATCTCTACAAGAGCAATACGAACATATTCAATCTGTTTATAAGAACGTATTATTAGACCGAGAGAGTTATATTATGCGTCTGGGTAATAAGATCTCTGAGAATAATGAACTTTTGAATGAGAATCGAGTATTAAAAGAGAAACTTCAGACATATTTGGATAAGAAGGAATCTAATGTAACAAGCAAAATAAAGTCGACTGCGGAAAACAGTTCAAAACCCTTGTCCATGAATGAAGCAGACGAAAGGAAAGACGGGCTCAACAActtattatttgaaaacaaatccGGCGCAAACACTAAAGAAATGAGCAATGGAACGGAAACTGCCAAAGAAAATTGCTCTCCTCAACAAGACTCCACTTCACCGACTTCGGGATACCAAGACTTGGTGAAAGAATTGGccaaagaaattgaaatgagGAAGTCTCTGGAGCTTAAGCTGAAACTATCGCAATCAAACAAGGCTGGTCCTGTCAAGCATCGAAAGAGAAGACCCAAATCAAAAAGGCGTATTACTGGCAAAGTCGTATTCGATTCGCCGAATGTCGCGTCGGGGGTTGAGTCTGATGAAGGTAGTGAAGAGATATCTCTTGACTCAGAGTACTCTGATATCTTATCCGATGATggtgattttgaaaaggagAAACAAGCAACGTTGCCGAGGCGAAGAAGCTCTTCTTCGATGAAAGGAAACAAATTGGCCGAGGATAGCTACCTTAATGAAGCAGGCTTTGATTGGAATCAAGGAACTTTTCATAACGGTTCAGAGTTTGGAACGACTGGAGTACCGGATGAGCCcaatgaagaagaattacCGAAACATGTTCTTAAGCAGGTGGAACACATTATCAATGAAAGTGCAGCTCATGGAGTTGGCAAGTGCAATGCGTGTCATGCTCGTCAAGAAGACTTGATAAGAGGGGAGCAGAAGGTTTCGCATTCGAATTGTTTGTATGCTGATCAGACGTTAAGACCCAGTCAACCGCCCAGCGAGGCTCTTAAGACGGTAGTGAATCAATTAACGAATGAGTTGATGGAATTGAAAAAGCGTTATGAGAAACTTTCTGACCGCTATAATTCCCTTACACCGGGTTATCACAAGCATAAACGTCAAGAGATTAAGAATAAGCTAATTAAGTTGATTGAGTGTATGGAAAGCAAGTCGGATCAGATATATTTGCTCTACGACGTCAACGTTGGTAAGGATTTTAGCTAA